The proteins below are encoded in one region of Silene latifolia isolate original U9 population chromosome 2, ASM4854445v1, whole genome shotgun sequence:
- the LOC141644017 gene encoding uncharacterized protein LOC141644017: MEHHPRHIIHNFIPLHICKELEFIHKSNCTVGYRPNVFSTTLSHLIATNCPHLIMPFIPIREMVKEKVEELFGCEFELFVEFTGLISWTKGASIGWHSDDNRSYLKQRDFTAVCYLNSYGENFSGGIFHFQDGEPANYVPMAGDLVMYSADDRNIHCVDEITDGERLTLTIWFSRNSSYDEDEKLISRVAQTLSNNELTSCIPLPGSSNMYWFSSVEGSDQLQGFDIRYARLLSLGYDISTTQGKTSDEMNSTIDVSDVFTEPLRLARGDTLFNKKFANLLHALQAVQFYYWSRSNLPQTEGVRNTGDIIQLSESQKQDICNLRCLLSSTMKLDASIFCHPSSNTIRDSHFDPKIFSEALTSWEEYAFKLHEQLTVHLPFWKEYTSLFSVSLQVVNN, encoded by the exons ATGGAACATCATCCTCGTCACATAATTCACAATTTCATCCCTTTACATATTTGCAAG GAACTGGAGTTCATACACAAGAGCAACTGCACAGTTGGGTACAGACCCAATGTATTTTCAACTACTCTTTCTCATCTGATTGCCACTAATTGCCCTCATCTTATCATGCCCTTCATACCCATTAGAG AGATGGTGAAGGAGAAAGTTGAGGAATTGTTTGGTTGTGAGTTTGAGTTGTTTGTAGAATTCACTGGCTTGATCAG CTGGACTAAAGGAGCGAGTATTGGTTGGCATAGCGATGACAACAGATCCTATCTCAAGCAGCGAGATTTCACG GCAGTCTGCTATTTAAACAGCTATGGGGAGAATTTCAGTGGGGGCATATTTCACTTTCAGGATGGAGAACCAGCAAATTACGTACCAATGGCTGGG GATCTGGTCATGTACTCAGCTGACGACCGGAACATACATTGTGTCGATGAG ATAACTGATGGGGAACGCCTGACTTTAACCATTTGGTTCAGCCGCAACAGCTCATACGACGAGGATGAAAAACTTATCTCCCGTGTGGCTCAGACCCTTTCAAATAACGAACTTACGTCATGTATCCCCTTACCAGGATCCAGCAACATGTATTGGTTTTCTTCTGTCGAGGGGTCTGATCAGCTACAAGGCTTCGATATACGATATGCGAGACTATTATCTTTGGGATATGATATAAGTACTACACAAGGGAAAACTAGCGATGAAATGAATTCAACAATTGATGTTTCTGATGTATTCACCGAGCCACTCAGACTGGCCAGAGGAGACACGCTATTCAACAAAAAATTTGCCAATCTATTACATGCCCTGCAG GCTGTACAATTTTATTACTGGAGTCGGTCCAATCTTCCACAAACTGAAGGTGTAAGAAATACAGGCGATATTATACAATTATCTGAATCTCAGAAACAAGACATTTGCAACTTACGATGCTTGTTATCAAGCACCATGAAGTTGGATGCTTCAATCTTCTGTCATCCATCTTCAAATACGATCAGGGACTCGCATTTTGATCCCAAAATCTTTTCTGAAGCTTTGACATCATGGGAAGAATACGCATTCAAGTTGCATGAACAACTTACGGTGCATTTACCGTTCTGGAAAGAGTATACATCATTATTTTCTGTTTCACTTCAGGTAGTGAACAACTGA
- the LOC141644021 gene encoding uncharacterized protein LOC141644021 codes for MSATTAVAAAKSCHHILHTSRHFYPSTLPSISFTSSSSSSSSPKYLSIFCQNNPNSSTFSTTPMSSQHSSSSSIDFLTLCHRLKTTKRKGWINHGIKGPESIADHMYRMALMGLIAGDIPGVNRERCIKIAIVHDIAEAIVGDITPSDGVPKEEKSRREQKALNEMCEVLGGGMRADEIKELWMEYETNSSLEANLVKDFDKVEMILQALEYETEHGMVLDEFFLSTAGKFQTEIGKSWAAEIISRRKTKPSNTGN; via the exons ATGTCAGCAACAACAGCAGTAGCAGCAGCCAAATCCTGTCATCACATTCTTCATACTAGCCGCCATTTTTACCCTTCTACGCTTCCTTCCATTTCCTtcacttcttcatcttcttcatcatcatcaccaaaatacTTGTCAATTTTCTGCCAAAATAATCCCAACTCTTCAACATTCTCAACAACTCCCATGTCTTCCCAACATTCCTCTTCTTCCTCCATTGATTTCCTCACTTTATGTCATCGTTTAAAG ACCACAAAACGAAAGGGGTGGATTAATCATGGAATTAAGGGACCGGAATCAATTGCTGATCACATGTATAGAATGGCATTGATGGGTCTGATTGCTGGTGACATTCCAGGTGTGAACAGAGAGAG ATGTATCAAGATAGCAATTGTTCATGATATTGCTGAAG CTATTGTCGGAGATATAACACCATCTGATGGCGTAccaaaagaagaaaagagcagAAGAGAACAGAAAGCTTTGAATGAGATGTGTGAAGTTCTTGGTGGCGGCATGAGAG CGGATGAAATTAAAGAGCTTTGGATGGAGTATGAGACCAATTCTTCTTTGGAGGCCAATCTGGTGAAAGATTTTGACAAA GTTGAGATGATTCTTCAGGCCCTGGAGTATGAAACTG AGCACGGGATGGTTCTGGACGAATTTTTCTTGTCAACAGCTG GGAAATTCCAGACTGAGATCGGAAAAAGCTGGGCAGCTGAGATAATATCAAGAAGGAAGACAAAGCCTTCTAATACCGGAAACTAA
- the LOC141644023 gene encoding proline-rich receptor-like protein kinase PERK8 isoform X1: protein MAAISPSPDSAPSIVPPTPTTTSPPPSTIPPSILSPPIASVQPAANPPEASNPTPPNALPPSNSGTPPAVPPPVESSPPPTPSAPPPSPPLLPPTIPVPPQTPPPVASSPPLPSVSPPPPPPQTDLPVSSPPPDKAPPPSPPVTSPPPPEQVSPNPPEESPPPPPSSKPPRNAPSPPASTPPDESPTPPTATPPRGSPSRPGVPPPKDSPPSSTGSAAPPSVIQGTPSPPLVQIPPSSSLSPPGSLRNVPPSSGLPGNKSGFPQTGNNAPSKGGIGSGEAVAIGVITGALILGLIGLVALWMIKRKKRSHGVNDGHVNPASIGSSPRSDIKLLAKADYPTSYYGGGSGTLTPTDHGGFGQSRSWFTYQELSDATGGFSDENLLGEGGFGCVYKGHLVDGRIVAVKQLKIGGGQGEREFKAEVEIISRIHHRHLVSLVGYCIWESKRLLVYDYVPNNTLHFHLHEEGRPVMEWAMRVKIAIGSARGIAYLHEDCHPRIIHRDIKSSNILIDNNYEAQVADFGLAKLAMDADTHVSTRVMGTFGYMAPEYATTGKLTEKSDVYSYGVVLLELITGRRPVDESQPLGDESLVEWARPLLPRALDTGEFDGLVDPRLEKNYIESEMFRMIEAAAACVRHSASKRPRMGQVVRALSVSDSGDLSNGLKVGESQIYDSAQQSAEIRWFRRMAFGSQDSSIFDSLSQPSQNLDFSTHSRQNRSFSAQPMHSSQNPSFVDQRAVNLNFLDEHGPAANYSSQSNQNAHWSTDQRSQNVDHSNRGSRSMNPFQEDTPNQ, encoded by the exons ATGGCGGCCATTTCGCCGTCTCCTGATTCTGCACCTTCCATTGTGCCACCAACGCCTACTACCACGTCACCACCGCCTTCTACGATTCCTCCTTCTATCCTATCACCACCTATTGCTAGTGTTCAACCTGCGGCTAATCCACCTGAGGCTTCAAACCCTACACCTCCAAATGCCCTGCCACCTAGCAATTCAGGAACTCCTCCTGCTGTACCACCGCCAGTAGAGTCAAGTCCGCCACCTACACCAAGTGCACCACCCCCTTCTCCGCCATTATTGCCTCCTACGATTCCTGTTCCACCACAAACACCTCCACCCGTTGCTTCCTCACCGCCTTTACCCAGTGTGTCCCCACCCCCACCCCCGCCACAAACAGACCTGCCAGTAAGTTCACCTCCACCCGACAAAGCTCCGCCACCAAGCCCACCTGTTACTTCACCTCCTCCACCGGAGCAGGTGTCGCCAAACCCTCCTGAAGAATCTCCACCACCTCCACCATCATCAAAGCCTCCGAGAAATGCACCATCTCCACCAGCTTCAACCCCACCTGATGAATCACCCACACCACCGACAGCAACGCCGCCTCGTGGCTCTCCGTCTCGACCAGGGGTGCCACCACCGAAGGATTCACCTCCGTCCTCTACTGGTTCGGCGGCTCCACCTTCTGTGATACAAGGGACACCCTCGCCACCTCTTGTTCAGATTCCTCCATCCTCTTCGCTTTCTCCTCCCGGTAGTTTGAGAAACGTTCCACCTTCTTCTGGGTTACCTGGCAATAAATCTGGCTTTCCACAAACTGGTAATAATGCTCCAAGTAAGGGGGGAATTGGTTCTGGTGAAGCTGTTGCTATCGGTGTAATTACGGGGGCATTAATACTTGGACTCATTGGTTTGGTTGCTTTGTGGATGATTAAGCGTAAAAAAAGATCTCATGGAGTCAATGATGGCCATGTCAATCCTGCCTCTATAGGGTCTTCCCCGCGATCAG ATATAAAACTGTTAGCGAAAGCAGATTACCCAACTTCATATTATGGAGGGGGTTCTGGTACTCTTACCCCTACTGATCATGGTGGATTTGGTCAATCAAGATCTTGGTTCACATATCAAGAGTTATCTGACGCAACCGGCGGGTTTTCTGATGAAAATCTTTTGGGTGAAGGTGGATTTGGTTGTGTATATAAAGGCCACCTGGTGGATGGCCGCATAGTTGCTGTGAAACAGCTAAAAATTGGAGGTGGGCAGGGGGAGCGGGAATTCAAAGCAGAAGTGGAAATAATTAGTCGTATCCACCATCGCCATTTGGTTTCTCTTGTTGGATACTGCATTTGGGAAAGTAAGAGGTTACTTGTTTATGACTATGTTCCTAACAACACCCTTCATTTCCATCTTCACG AAGAAGGCAGACCAGTTATGGAATGGGCTATGCGTGTTAAGATTGCTATTGGTTCTGCTCGGGGTATTGCATATCTCCATGAAGATT GTCATCCACGTATTATCCACAGAGACATTAAGTCCTCAAATATTCTTATAGATAACAACTATGAAGCTCAG GTTGCTGATTTTGGGTTGGCTAAATTGGCTATGGACGCAGATACACATGTTAGCACTCGTGTCATGGGAACATTTGG ATACATGGCTCCTGAGTATGCTACAACTGGTAAACTGACTGAAAAATCAGATGTATACTCTTACGGAGTTGTTCTTCTAGAGCTTATAACAGGGCGTAGGCCTGTTGATGAATCGCAACCTTTGGGAGATGAAAGTCTAGTTGAATGG GCCCGTCCTTTGCTTCCTCGTGCACTTGATACGGGAGAGTTTGATGGTTTGGTGGATCCTCGTCTTGAAAAGAACTATATCGAGAGTGAGATGTTCCGAATGATTGAGGCAGCTGCAGCTTGTGTGAGACATTCAGCTTCAAAGAGACCGAGAATGGGACAG GTTGTTAGAGCTTTAAGTGTATCAGACTCCGGGGACTTGTCAAATGGATTGAAGGTTGGTGAAAGTCAAATCTATGATTCTGCTCAACAATCTGCTGAAATAAGATGGTTTAGAAGAATGGCATTTGGCAGTCAGGATAGCAGCATCTTTGATTCTCTTAGTCAGCCTTCCCAAAACCTTGACTTTTCGACCCATAGCCGGCAGAATCGGTCTTTCTCAGCTCAGCCCATGCACAGTTCCCAAAACCCAAGTTTCGTGGATCAACGTGCAGTTAATTTAAATTTTTTGGATGAGCATGGACCAGCTGCCAATTATTCAAGCCAGTCAAACCAGAACGCACATTGGTCAACTGATCAGCGCAGTCAGAATGTTGATCATTCAAACCGTGGTAGTCGTAGCATGAATCCTTTCCAAGAAGATACCCCAAACCAATGA
- the LOC141644023 gene encoding proline-rich receptor-like protein kinase PERK8 isoform X2, with translation MAAISPSPDSAPSIVPPTPTTTSPPPSTIPPSILSPPIASVQPAANPPEASNPTPPNALPPSNSGTPPAVPPPVESSPPPTPSAPPPSPPLLPPTIPVPPQTPPPVASSPPLPSVSPPPPPPQTDLPVSSPPPDKAPPPSPPVTSPPPPEQVSPNPPEESPPPPPSSKPPRNAPSPPASTPPDESPTPPTATPPRGSPSRPGVPPPKDSPPSSTGSAAPPSVIQGTPSPPLVQIPPSSSLSPPGSLRNVPPSSGLPGNKSGFPQTGNNAPSKGGIGSGEAVAIGVITGALILGLIGLVALWMIKRKKRSHGVNDGHVNPASIGSSPRSDIKLLAKADYPTSYYGGGSGTLTPTDHGGFGQSRSWFTYQELSDATGGFSDENLLGEGGFGCVYKGHLVDGRIVAVKQLKIGGGQGEREFKAEVEIISRIHHRHLVSLVGYCIWESKRLLVYDYVPNNTLHFHLHEGRPVMEWAMRVKIAIGSARGIAYLHEDCHPRIIHRDIKSSNILIDNNYEAQVADFGLAKLAMDADTHVSTRVMGTFGYMAPEYATTGKLTEKSDVYSYGVVLLELITGRRPVDESQPLGDESLVEWARPLLPRALDTGEFDGLVDPRLEKNYIESEMFRMIEAAAACVRHSASKRPRMGQVVRALSVSDSGDLSNGLKVGESQIYDSAQQSAEIRWFRRMAFGSQDSSIFDSLSQPSQNLDFSTHSRQNRSFSAQPMHSSQNPSFVDQRAVNLNFLDEHGPAANYSSQSNQNAHWSTDQRSQNVDHSNRGSRSMNPFQEDTPNQ, from the exons ATGGCGGCCATTTCGCCGTCTCCTGATTCTGCACCTTCCATTGTGCCACCAACGCCTACTACCACGTCACCACCGCCTTCTACGATTCCTCCTTCTATCCTATCACCACCTATTGCTAGTGTTCAACCTGCGGCTAATCCACCTGAGGCTTCAAACCCTACACCTCCAAATGCCCTGCCACCTAGCAATTCAGGAACTCCTCCTGCTGTACCACCGCCAGTAGAGTCAAGTCCGCCACCTACACCAAGTGCACCACCCCCTTCTCCGCCATTATTGCCTCCTACGATTCCTGTTCCACCACAAACACCTCCACCCGTTGCTTCCTCACCGCCTTTACCCAGTGTGTCCCCACCCCCACCCCCGCCACAAACAGACCTGCCAGTAAGTTCACCTCCACCCGACAAAGCTCCGCCACCAAGCCCACCTGTTACTTCACCTCCTCCACCGGAGCAGGTGTCGCCAAACCCTCCTGAAGAATCTCCACCACCTCCACCATCATCAAAGCCTCCGAGAAATGCACCATCTCCACCAGCTTCAACCCCACCTGATGAATCACCCACACCACCGACAGCAACGCCGCCTCGTGGCTCTCCGTCTCGACCAGGGGTGCCACCACCGAAGGATTCACCTCCGTCCTCTACTGGTTCGGCGGCTCCACCTTCTGTGATACAAGGGACACCCTCGCCACCTCTTGTTCAGATTCCTCCATCCTCTTCGCTTTCTCCTCCCGGTAGTTTGAGAAACGTTCCACCTTCTTCTGGGTTACCTGGCAATAAATCTGGCTTTCCACAAACTGGTAATAATGCTCCAAGTAAGGGGGGAATTGGTTCTGGTGAAGCTGTTGCTATCGGTGTAATTACGGGGGCATTAATACTTGGACTCATTGGTTTGGTTGCTTTGTGGATGATTAAGCGTAAAAAAAGATCTCATGGAGTCAATGATGGCCATGTCAATCCTGCCTCTATAGGGTCTTCCCCGCGATCAG ATATAAAACTGTTAGCGAAAGCAGATTACCCAACTTCATATTATGGAGGGGGTTCTGGTACTCTTACCCCTACTGATCATGGTGGATTTGGTCAATCAAGATCTTGGTTCACATATCAAGAGTTATCTGACGCAACCGGCGGGTTTTCTGATGAAAATCTTTTGGGTGAAGGTGGATTTGGTTGTGTATATAAAGGCCACCTGGTGGATGGCCGCATAGTTGCTGTGAAACAGCTAAAAATTGGAGGTGGGCAGGGGGAGCGGGAATTCAAAGCAGAAGTGGAAATAATTAGTCGTATCCACCATCGCCATTTGGTTTCTCTTGTTGGATACTGCATTTGGGAAAGTAAGAGGTTACTTGTTTATGACTATGTTCCTAACAACACCCTTCATTTCCATCTTCACG AAGGCAGACCAGTTATGGAATGGGCTATGCGTGTTAAGATTGCTATTGGTTCTGCTCGGGGTATTGCATATCTCCATGAAGATT GTCATCCACGTATTATCCACAGAGACATTAAGTCCTCAAATATTCTTATAGATAACAACTATGAAGCTCAG GTTGCTGATTTTGGGTTGGCTAAATTGGCTATGGACGCAGATACACATGTTAGCACTCGTGTCATGGGAACATTTGG ATACATGGCTCCTGAGTATGCTACAACTGGTAAACTGACTGAAAAATCAGATGTATACTCTTACGGAGTTGTTCTTCTAGAGCTTATAACAGGGCGTAGGCCTGTTGATGAATCGCAACCTTTGGGAGATGAAAGTCTAGTTGAATGG GCCCGTCCTTTGCTTCCTCGTGCACTTGATACGGGAGAGTTTGATGGTTTGGTGGATCCTCGTCTTGAAAAGAACTATATCGAGAGTGAGATGTTCCGAATGATTGAGGCAGCTGCAGCTTGTGTGAGACATTCAGCTTCAAAGAGACCGAGAATGGGACAG GTTGTTAGAGCTTTAAGTGTATCAGACTCCGGGGACTTGTCAAATGGATTGAAGGTTGGTGAAAGTCAAATCTATGATTCTGCTCAACAATCTGCTGAAATAAGATGGTTTAGAAGAATGGCATTTGGCAGTCAGGATAGCAGCATCTTTGATTCTCTTAGTCAGCCTTCCCAAAACCTTGACTTTTCGACCCATAGCCGGCAGAATCGGTCTTTCTCAGCTCAGCCCATGCACAGTTCCCAAAACCCAAGTTTCGTGGATCAACGTGCAGTTAATTTAAATTTTTTGGATGAGCATGGACCAGCTGCCAATTATTCAAGCCAGTCAAACCAGAACGCACATTGGTCAACTGATCAGCGCAGTCAGAATGTTGATCATTCAAACCGTGGTAGTCGTAGCATGAATCCTTTCCAAGAAGATACCCCAAACCAATGA